One segment of Streptomyces sp. NBC_00102 DNA contains the following:
- a CDS encoding serine hydrolase — MTGDTKGFGIGRRRLGGGILALGGALALAPLPLAGTAAAAERGTETSGAEATSRTGTGTGMTATAKRPTLRHGSAGRAGLIEERLSELVEVAGAYLEDSPKHPWYAGAVLLAARGGTVALHRPIGMAVRYSAYDEKTDTGVEFPADQQVPMTEDTVFDLASVSKLFTSILAVQQIERGRLTLEATVASYLPEFAGGGKGEVTVHQLLTHTSGFRSWIPLYKAPTREGKLQLVWDEALIAAPGTAYLYSDLNLISLQLILEKITGRTLDVLLREEITEPLGMRRTRYNPPASWLPDIAATEDARLPWSGLDRGLVRGEVHDENAYSLGGVAGHAGVFSRAWDLAILARTLLNGGIYGRARILSEESVELMFTDFNSAFPGDAHGLGFELHQHWYMGAMATPRTAGHTGFTGTSLVIDPTTDSFLIVLGNSVHPVRNWRSGSAPRVASADRMARAVAVRPAHGRTAWFSGMASASSALLTLPAVRPVSGPARLECALWWDTEPDADALYLEVSTDAGAVWQPVPFTTVPAGAGAHGTATAHPAGTVSGWSGRVWHTVDADLGAWRGQAIQLRWRYATDKLYVGRGVYADAIRVKDAGRVLFDEARPADAARVTAVGWAPSAD, encoded by the coding sequence ATGACCGGGGACACGAAGGGTTTCGGAATCGGCCGGCGGAGGCTGGGCGGCGGGATACTCGCGCTCGGCGGGGCTCTCGCCCTGGCGCCGCTCCCGCTGGCGGGTACGGCGGCGGCCGCCGAGCGGGGCACCGAGACCTCCGGGGCGGAGGCGACTTCGAGAACGGGAACGGGAACGGGCATGACGGCAACGGCGAAGCGGCCCACCCTGCGGCACGGCTCCGCCGGGCGGGCCGGGCTGATCGAGGAACGACTGAGCGAGCTCGTCGAGGTGGCCGGCGCCTACCTGGAGGACTCCCCCAAACACCCGTGGTACGCCGGAGCGGTGCTGCTCGCGGCGCGCGGCGGCACCGTGGCTCTGCACCGGCCGATCGGGATGGCGGTCCGGTACTCGGCGTACGACGAGAAGACCGACACGGGCGTGGAGTTCCCCGCCGACCAGCAGGTACCGATGACCGAGGACACCGTCTTCGACCTGGCCTCCGTGTCCAAGCTCTTCACCTCGATCCTGGCGGTGCAGCAGATCGAACGGGGCCGGCTCACCCTGGAGGCCACGGTCGCCTCGTACCTCCCCGAGTTCGCCGGGGGCGGCAAGGGCGAGGTGACGGTACATCAACTTCTGACGCACACATCGGGTTTCCGGTCCTGGATCCCCCTCTACAAGGCACCGACCCGGGAGGGAAAGCTCCAGCTCGTCTGGGACGAGGCGCTCATCGCCGCCCCCGGTACCGCGTACCTCTACTCCGACCTCAATCTGATCTCGCTCCAGCTGATCCTGGAGAAGATCACCGGTCGCACCCTCGACGTCCTGCTCCGGGAAGAGATCACCGAGCCCCTGGGGATGCGGCGCACCCGCTACAACCCGCCCGCGTCCTGGCTGCCGGACATCGCCGCGACCGAGGACGCCCGGCTGCCGTGGTCAGGGCTCGACCGGGGGCTCGTCCGGGGCGAGGTGCACGACGAGAACGCGTACTCGCTCGGCGGGGTGGCCGGGCACGCGGGGGTCTTCTCCCGCGCCTGGGACCTGGCGATCCTCGCCCGGACACTGCTCAACGGCGGAATCTACGGGCGTGCCCGCATCCTGTCCGAGGAGTCGGTCGAGCTGATGTTCACCGACTTCAACTCCGCGTTCCCCGGCGACGCGCACGGGCTGGGGTTCGAACTCCACCAGCACTGGTACATGGGCGCGATGGCCACCCCGCGCACGGCGGGCCACACCGGGTTCACCGGCACCAGCCTGGTGATCGACCCCACGACCGACTCCTTCCTGATCGTACTCGGCAACTCCGTCCACCCGGTGCGCAATTGGCGCTCGGGCAGCGCACCTCGGGTCGCCTCCGCCGACCGGATGGCGCGCGCCGTCGCGGTCCGCCCGGCGCACGGGCGCACCGCGTGGTTCTCCGGGATGGCGAGCGCGTCCAGCGCCCTGCTCACGCTGCCCGCCGTGCGTCCCGTCTCCGGGCCGGCCCGGCTGGAGTGTGCGCTCTGGTGGGACACCGAACCGGATGCGGACGCCCTGTATCTGGAGGTGTCCACCGACGCGGGGGCCGTCTGGCAGCCGGTTCCGTTCACCACCGTGCCCGCCGGCGCCGGGGCGCACGGTACCGCGACCGCGCACCCGGCGGGGACGGTCTCCGGCTGGTCCGGGCGTGTCTGGCACACCGTGGACGCGGACCTGGGCGCCTGGCGCGGGCAGGCGATCCAGCTGCGCTGGCGTTACGCGACGGACAAGCTGTACGTGGGGCGCGGGGTCTACGCCGACGCGATCCGGGTGAAGGACGCGGGCCGGGTGCTCTTCGACGAGGCCCGCCCGGCCGACGCGGCCCGCGTCACGGCGGTCGGCTGGGCCCCTTCCGCCGACTGA
- a CDS encoding NAD(P)/FAD-dependent oxidoreductase has product MTVPGSTTQKSYDAVIVGGGHNGLVAAAYLARAGQSVLVLERLGTTGGAAVSTRPFAGVDARLSRYSYLVSLLPHKVVRDLGLRFTTRRRTVSSYTPAVRGGAATGLLVGDGRTRESFAALTGGDREYEAWQRFYGMTRQVAGRVFPTLTEPLPERAELRARVGDDTAWRTLFEEPLGVAVEKRFADDLVRGVVLTDALIGTFADAHDPELRQNRCFLYHVIGNGTGDWDVPVGGMGALTDALADAARSAGAEIRTRHEAVRIETDGTRAEVTVRDDRGEHTVAARRVLVNASPRELAALTGDAGEPSAPPEGAQLKVNMLLTRLPRLRDRSVDPRAAFGGTFHIAEGYEALATAHREAAEGRLPSAPPSEIYCHSLTDPSILGPGLAERGFHTLTLFGLHTPARLFAADNAGSRDTLLAATLAQLDAHLEEPIADCLARDENGAPCVEAKTPLDLERELGLPGGHIFHRDLSFPYATEHSGRWGVETSYANVLLCGAGAVRGGGVSGVPGHNAAMAALGL; this is encoded by the coding sequence ATGACCGTACCCGGAAGCACGACCCAGAAGAGTTACGACGCCGTGATCGTGGGCGGCGGCCACAACGGACTGGTGGCCGCCGCCTATCTCGCCCGGGCCGGACAGTCGGTCCTCGTACTGGAGCGGCTGGGGACCACCGGCGGCGCGGCCGTCTCCACCCGCCCGTTCGCCGGGGTCGACGCCCGGCTCTCCCGGTACTCCTACCTGGTCTCCCTGCTGCCGCACAAGGTGGTCCGCGATCTCGGGCTCCGCTTCACCACGCGCAGGCGCACCGTCTCCTCGTACACCCCTGCCGTGCGCGGCGGGGCCGCCACCGGGCTGCTCGTCGGCGACGGCCGCACCCGGGAGAGCTTCGCCGCGCTCACCGGCGGGGACCGGGAGTACGAAGCCTGGCAGCGGTTCTACGGGATGACGCGGCAGGTGGCCGGGCGCGTCTTTCCCACGCTCACCGAACCCCTCCCCGAACGGGCCGAGTTGCGGGCGCGCGTCGGCGACGACACCGCCTGGCGGACGCTGTTCGAGGAACCGCTCGGCGTCGCCGTGGAGAAGCGGTTCGCCGACGACCTGGTCCGCGGGGTCGTCCTGACCGACGCGCTGATCGGTACGTTCGCCGACGCCCACGACCCGGAGCTGCGCCAGAACCGCTGCTTCCTCTACCACGTCATCGGCAACGGCACGGGCGACTGGGACGTCCCCGTCGGCGGCATGGGCGCCCTCACCGACGCGCTCGCCGACGCGGCGCGTTCCGCCGGCGCCGAGATCCGCACCCGGCACGAGGCGGTACGGATCGAGACGGACGGCACCCGCGCAGAGGTCACCGTCCGCGACGACCGGGGCGAGCACACCGTCGCCGCCCGCCGGGTCCTGGTCAACGCCTCCCCCCGGGAACTCGCCGCGCTCACCGGGGACGCGGGCGAACCGTCCGCCCCGCCCGAGGGGGCCCAGCTCAAGGTGAACATGCTGCTCACCCGGCTGCCCCGGCTGCGCGACCGGTCCGTCGACCCCCGTGCGGCCTTCGGCGGTACGTTCCACATCGCCGAGGGGTACGAGGCGCTGGCCACCGCCCACCGGGAGGCGGCCGAAGGGCGGCTGCCGAGCGCGCCGCCGTCCGAGATCTACTGCCATTCCCTGACCGATCCCTCGATCCTCGGTCCCGGACTCGCGGAGCGCGGCTTCCACACCCTCACCCTCTTCGGGCTGCACACCCCTGCCCGGCTGTTCGCGGCCGACAACGCGGGCAGCCGCGACACACTCCTCGCCGCGACCCTGGCGCAGCTGGACGCCCACCTGGAGGAGCCGATCGCCGACTGCCTCGCCCGCGACGAGAACGGCGCCCCCTGCGTCGAGGCGAAGACCCCGCTCGACCTGGAGCGCGAACTGGGCCTGCCCGGTGGGCACATCTTCCACCGGGACCTCTCCTTCCCGTACGCCACCGAGCACAGCGGCCGCTGGGGCGTGGAGACCTCGTACGCCAACGTCCTGCTCTGCGGCGCCGGGGCGGTGCGCGGCGGCGGGGTCAGCGGGGTCCCCGGCCACAACGCGGCGATGGCCGCGCTGGGGCTCTGA
- a CDS encoding PHP domain-containing protein, whose product MTLPADSHVHSEWSWDAPKGSMVLSCARAVDLGLPAVAFTEHLDHTVWTVALDGPHASDHLAALATPDGRLTPPEFDVSGYLEAVEECRDRFPELRVLSGLETGEPHWHAAAVSEVLATGRFDRVLGSLHCLPLPGGAGFAEPPGLYEHRGAAEVVREYLAEVARLVEQSDAFSVLAHIDYPIRYWPRQKAGPFELASFEEEFRHALRATAASGRALEISTRIPLHATVLRWWHEEGGDAVTFGSDAHEPSGIARGFREAAEMAEAHGFRPGPNPYDLWGRVG is encoded by the coding sequence GTGACACTGCCGGCGGACAGCCATGTGCACAGCGAATGGTCCTGGGACGCGCCGAAGGGCTCGATGGTGCTCTCCTGCGCGCGGGCGGTGGACCTGGGGCTGCCGGCGGTCGCCTTCACCGAGCACCTCGACCACACCGTCTGGACCGTCGCCCTCGACGGTCCCCACGCCAGCGACCATCTCGCCGCCCTGGCCACCCCGGACGGACGGCTGACTCCCCCGGAGTTCGACGTCTCCGGGTATCTGGAGGCGGTCGAGGAGTGCCGCGACCGGTTCCCGGAACTCCGTGTCCTCAGCGGCCTGGAGACGGGAGAGCCGCACTGGCACGCCGCGGCCGTCTCCGAGGTGCTCGCCACCGGCCGGTTCGACCGGGTGCTCGGCTCCCTGCACTGCCTTCCTCTTCCGGGTGGCGCGGGATTCGCCGAGCCGCCGGGCCTGTACGAGCACCGGGGGGCGGCGGAGGTCGTCCGGGAGTACTTGGCGGAGGTGGCCCGGCTGGTCGAGCAGAGCGACGCGTTCTCCGTGCTGGCCCACATCGACTACCCGATCCGCTACTGGCCACGGCAGAAGGCCGGTCCGTTCGAACTCGCCTCGTTCGAGGAGGAGTTCCGCCACGCGCTGCGGGCGACCGCCGCCTCGGGCAGGGCGCTGGAGATCAGCACGCGCATTCCGCTGCACGCGACCGTCCTTCGGTGGTGGCACGAGGAGGGCGGAGACGCGGTGACGTTCGGAAGCGACGCCCATGAGCCCTCGGGCATCGCCCGCGGGTTCCGTGAGGCGGCGGAGATGGCGGAGGCTCACGGGTTCCGCCCCGGGCCGAACCCGTACGACCTCTGGGGGCGCGTGGGCTGA
- a CDS encoding TerD family protein, with protein sequence MVVLRGGRRTEPTAVRDLYGTVQDAGANKGVLVPTSGFGPGSHAFAQGKPLELVAGSELVDLLQRHGLRGWLGSRERPVPAPRSAPAGPDADGAGGAGAGDHNTLGMYWTGSVTLDVCALVCHGGRVLDDDHFVFYNNPRTPDGVVRALPPAAPDRAALRVSFDALPERADRLVVVAAVDPLADPAADLSGFTRAGIRLLDAGGTELDTLEVSDGRPEETALVLGSFRRRAGGDWDFVVGGRGYRGGLAELVRDYGLDVD encoded by the coding sequence CTGGTCGTCCTTCGTGGGGGCCGTCGGACAGAGCCGACCGCGGTCCGGGACCTGTACGGCACCGTCCAGGACGCCGGCGCCAACAAGGGTGTCCTGGTCCCGACGTCCGGATTCGGCCCCGGATCGCACGCGTTCGCGCAGGGAAAGCCGCTGGAACTGGTGGCGGGCTCCGAGCTCGTCGACCTGCTGCAACGCCATGGCCTGCGAGGGTGGCTGGGCAGTCGTGAGCGTCCGGTCCCGGCCCCGCGGTCCGCACCCGCCGGCCCCGACGCAGACGGCGCGGGCGGGGCCGGCGCGGGCGACCACAACACTCTGGGCATGTACTGGACGGGCAGCGTCACCCTGGACGTGTGCGCCCTCGTCTGCCACGGCGGCCGGGTACTCGACGACGACCACTTCGTCTTCTACAACAACCCGCGCACCCCCGACGGCGTGGTGCGCGCGCTGCCGCCCGCCGCGCCGGACAGGGCCGCTCTGCGGGTGTCCTTCGACGCGCTGCCCGAACGGGCGGACCGACTCGTCGTCGTGGCGGCCGTCGACCCGCTGGCCGACCCCGCCGCCGACCTGTCCGGCTTCACCAGGGCGGGTATCCGGTTACTCGACGCGGGGGGAACCGAGCTCGACACCCTGGAGGTCTCCGACGGCCGTCCCGAGGAGACCGCCCTGGTCCTCGGCTCCTTCCGGCGCCGGGCGGGCGGCGACTGGGACTTCGTCGTCGGCGGCAGGGGGTACCGGGGCGGGCTGGCCGAACTGGTCCGGGACTACGGCCTCGACGTGGACTGA
- a CDS encoding 3-keto-5-aminohexanoate cleavage protein has protein sequence MLQVCLNGARLRDECAQLPVTPGELASAARAAVAAGAQDVHLHPKNHDGEDTMEPAAVAAALTAVRAAVPGVPVGVTTGAWTTPGPAERVSRVRSWTVLPDHASVNWHEDGAATVADALLDRGIGVEAGIYSGTHAAERFLGWPRSHRVLRVLAEITDTAPQAAIHAATGLLEELLAAPGPSVLLHGENDAAWAVLRMAASLGLDMRIGLEDVLRLPDGTPTGSNADLVRAARDLIP, from the coding sequence ATGCTCCAAGTCTGTTTGAACGGTGCCAGACTCCGCGACGAATGCGCTCAACTCCCCGTCACCCCGGGGGAACTGGCCTCGGCCGCCCGCGCGGCCGTCGCCGCCGGCGCCCAGGACGTCCACCTCCACCCCAAGAACCACGACGGCGAGGACACGATGGAGCCCGCCGCGGTCGCCGCGGCCCTCACAGCCGTGCGGGCGGCGGTCCCCGGCGTCCCCGTGGGGGTGACGACGGGAGCCTGGACGACGCCGGGCCCCGCGGAGCGCGTCTCGCGGGTCCGTTCCTGGACGGTGCTGCCCGACCACGCGTCGGTGAACTGGCACGAGGACGGTGCCGCCACGGTCGCCGACGCCCTGCTGGACCGGGGCATCGGCGTCGAGGCGGGCATCTACTCGGGGACGCATGCGGCAGAGCGCTTCCTCGGATGGCCCCGCTCCCACCGCGTGCTGCGCGTCCTGGCCGAGATCACGGACACCGCTCCGCAGGCCGCGATCCACGCGGCGACCGGGCTTCTGGAGGAGCTCCTCGCCGCGCCGGGACCGTCGGTCCTCCTCCACGGCGAGAACGATGCCGCCTGGGCCGTCCTGCGCATGGCCGCCTCCCTCGGGCTGGACATGCGGATCGGCCTGGAAGACGTGCTCCGCCTGCCGGACGGGACACCCACCGGGAGCAACGCGGACCTCGTCCGGGCGGCACGCGACCTCATCCCGTAG
- a CDS encoding DUF6083 domain-containing protein → MGDTGNTAPGPDSADHIYQALLEGAIAPRPPHPPECPFCDLRQDRYPTHYGDHWVLLEPGMVVAAHTVPPHDRWIVLPDGRAMNLWDAEPVPGTRCHIPHRLVCPYLRPGDFGTWVTVLRQENRRRAGRLFELPEDGPSPVDH, encoded by the coding sequence ATGGGGGATACCGGAAATACCGCGCCAGGACCGGACAGTGCCGATCACATCTACCAGGCCCTCCTCGAAGGTGCCATCGCCCCGCGCCCGCCCCATCCGCCCGAATGCCCCTTCTGCGACCTCCGCCAGGACCGCTACCCCACCCACTACGGGGACCACTGGGTCCTCCTCGAACCCGGAATGGTCGTCGCCGCGCACACAGTCCCTCCGCACGACCGCTGGATCGTCCTTCCGGACGGAAGAGCCATGAACCTCTGGGACGCCGAGCCCGTCCCGGGTACCCGATGCCACATTCCGCACCGCCTGGTCTGCCCGTATCTGCGACCGGGAGACTTCGGGACCTGGGTCACCGTCCTGCGTCAGGAGAACAGACGGAGGGCGGGCCGGTTGTTCGAGCTTCCGGAGGACGGCCCCTCGCCGGTCGACCATTGA
- a CDS encoding uridine kinase: MFDNVQGLSPDHAARLAGLVERCGPLLDQDEGMEDVQRLLRDLGAGVMDSIVVTWELLGARHGDLGDAKRTVLSSAARTTELRAHQQPVDVVEQAKAVADGVLHLARARGTTTIVAIDGTGGSGKTTLAAAVAELLDGAVVVHVDDFYRPMPAGERELLDAEQGYHRYFDWERLRDQVLIPLRDDRAARYQLYDWTTEQLGAWREIATGTVVIVEGVYSARPELAPCYHFTAYVDTPRGVCLTRVRARGENSEEWIMRWRAAEDHYVHTTSPRSRAELLVRGC, translated from the coding sequence GTGTTCGACAACGTCCAGGGTCTTTCTCCGGATCATGCCGCACGACTCGCCGGCCTGGTCGAGCGATGCGGGCCGTTGCTGGACCAGGACGAGGGCATGGAAGATGTCCAGCGGCTGCTGCGGGACCTCGGAGCCGGGGTCATGGACTCGATCGTCGTCACCTGGGAACTGCTGGGAGCCCGCCACGGGGACCTCGGCGATGCGAAAAGGACCGTGCTGTCGAGTGCCGCGCGGACCACCGAGCTGCGCGCGCATCAGCAACCCGTGGACGTGGTGGAGCAGGCTAAGGCCGTCGCCGACGGCGTCCTGCACCTGGCCCGGGCCCGGGGGACCACCACGATCGTCGCCATCGACGGCACCGGAGGATCCGGCAAGACGACGTTGGCCGCCGCAGTGGCCGAACTCCTCGACGGCGCCGTCGTCGTCCACGTCGACGACTTCTACCGCCCGATGCCCGCCGGCGAGCGAGAACTGCTCGACGCGGAACAGGGCTATCACCGCTACTTCGACTGGGAACGTCTCCGGGACCAGGTCCTGATCCCGCTGCGGGACGACCGGGCCGCCCGCTACCAGCTCTACGACTGGACCACCGAACAGCTCGGAGCCTGGCGCGAGATCGCCACGGGAACCGTGGTGATCGTCGAAGGGGTCTACTCCGCCCGCCCGGAGCTGGCCCCCTGCTACCACTTCACCGCCTACGTCGACACACCGCGAGGCGTCTGCCTGACGCGTGTGCGAGCACGCGGCGAGAACTCCGAGGAGTGGATCATGCGTTGGCGAGCCGCCGAGGACCACTACGTGCACACCACATCGCCCCGGAGCAGGGCCGAACTCCTCGTCAGGGGCTGCTGA
- a CDS encoding serine/threonine-protein kinase translates to MAETRLIQGRYQLLDLIGRGGMGEVWRARDESLGRQVAVKCLKPSGPPHDRTFTRVLRERFRREARVAAALQHRGVTVVHDFGEHEGVLYLVMELLEGRNLGQLLEDNDRRALPVDDVIDIAEQMADALGYTHRQGIVHRDLKPANIMRLTDGTVKICDFGIARLAQDIGFTSKLTGTGISMGTPHYMSPEQIGGVGVDQRSDLYSLGCVLYEIATGVPPFDLDDAWGILVAHRDTPPRPLRAHRAELPEFFERIVLDLLAKSPGQRPEDAGSVRRRMVLSRTGGERDTGPAPTPYPVPAARPALPPASGPRELPDWTRSMTIGRRATGTRRGDAGPGDHAAALTGAWTTGVRPPALPAPRQVPASDALRSLAGRHEEGLALSRAGRWAEAGEIHRAVAAERARLLGAIHPEVLASRYERGVCLSRTGHDSEALGEFGQVAEGRTEVLGPDHPETLAARQETAYVLGRLGRHAEAHRVYAAVLADRERTAGPDHPDTLNCRHNMAFTLGRLGRSEESYRMSCEVAEARARVLGAGHPDTLVTLFEVGYALGRAGRWQEALDTYTQVVRGRVHALGTTHPDTLATRQEIGICLGRLGRGAEATELYRALVHDRTEVSGPDDPETLRARHGLGVNLGRTGQWEGALAEARAVCAARERTLGPDHPDTLVSCREVAVALGWLGRWAEALDLYRRVAEARTRVLGSGHPDAVASRDDEARCLQQLGHAAPLTDSPQPAVPPAPPHPGALPPAPPHPGAGTHR, encoded by the coding sequence ATGGCGGAGACCAGGCTGATCCAGGGCCGGTACCAACTGCTCGATCTGATCGGGCGCGGCGGAATGGGCGAGGTGTGGCGGGCCCGCGACGAGTCCCTGGGCCGACAGGTCGCCGTCAAATGCCTCAAGCCCTCCGGCCCCCCGCACGACCGCACCTTCACCCGCGTCCTGCGGGAGCGGTTCCGCCGAGAGGCCCGGGTGGCCGCCGCCCTCCAGCACCGGGGCGTCACCGTCGTCCACGACTTCGGCGAGCACGAAGGTGTCCTGTACCTGGTGATGGAACTGCTCGAAGGGCGTAACCTCGGCCAGCTCCTGGAGGACAACGACAGGCGGGCGCTGCCCGTCGACGACGTGATCGACATCGCCGAACAGATGGCCGACGCCCTGGGGTACACCCACCGGCAGGGCATCGTGCACCGCGACCTGAAGCCCGCCAACATCATGCGGCTCACCGACGGCACGGTGAAGATCTGCGACTTCGGCATCGCACGCCTCGCCCAGGACATCGGCTTCACCTCCAAGCTGACCGGTACCGGGATCTCGATGGGCACCCCCCACTACATGTCGCCCGAGCAGATCGGCGGAGTCGGCGTCGACCAGCGCAGCGACCTCTACTCGCTGGGCTGCGTGCTCTACGAAATCGCCACCGGAGTACCTCCGTTCGACCTGGACGACGCCTGGGGCATTCTCGTCGCCCACCGGGACACCCCGCCCCGGCCGCTGCGCGCCCACCGCGCCGAACTCCCCGAGTTCTTCGAGCGGATCGTGCTCGACCTGCTGGCAAAGTCCCCCGGACAGCGCCCGGAGGACGCAGGCTCGGTACGGCGGCGGATGGTCCTCTCGCGCACCGGCGGCGAGCGGGACACCGGCCCGGCCCCGACCCCGTACCCCGTGCCGGCCGCACGCCCCGCGCTGCCCCCGGCCTCCGGTCCGCGCGAACTGCCCGACTGGACCCGCTCGATGACGATCGGACGCAGGGCCACCGGCACCCGGCGCGGGGACGCCGGACCGGGCGATCACGCCGCCGCGCTGACCGGCGCCTGGACGACCGGGGTCCGGCCCCCGGCACTCCCGGCCCCCCGCCAGGTCCCGGCCTCCGACGCGCTGCGGTCCCTGGCCGGACGCCACGAGGAGGGCCTCGCCCTCTCCCGCGCGGGGCGCTGGGCGGAGGCGGGGGAGATCCACCGCGCGGTCGCGGCGGAACGCGCCCGGCTGCTGGGGGCCATCCACCCCGAGGTGCTCGCCAGCCGGTACGAACGAGGCGTCTGCCTCAGCCGCACCGGACACGACAGCGAGGCGCTGGGAGAGTTCGGCCAGGTCGCCGAGGGGCGGACGGAGGTTCTCGGCCCCGATCACCCCGAGACCCTCGCGGCGCGCCAGGAGACGGCGTACGTCCTCGGGCGCCTCGGACGGCACGCCGAGGCGCACCGGGTGTACGCGGCGGTGCTCGCCGACCGGGAGCGGACGGCGGGCCCCGACCACCCGGACACGCTGAACTGCCGCCACAACATGGCCTTCACCCTCGGCCGGCTGGGCCGATCCGAGGAGTCGTACCGGATGTCGTGCGAGGTCGCCGAAGCACGTGCCCGGGTGCTCGGCGCCGGCCACCCCGACACCCTCGTGACCCTCTTCGAAGTGGGTTACGCCCTCGGCCGTGCGGGGCGATGGCAGGAGGCCCTGGACACCTACACCCAGGTCGTGCGGGGCCGGGTCCACGCACTGGGCACCACCCACCCGGACACGCTCGCCACCCGCCAGGAGATCGGCATCTGCCTCGGACGCCTCGGACGGGGCGCGGAGGCGACCGAGCTCTACCGCGCCCTCGTGCACGACCGGACGGAAGTGAGCGGCCCGGACGACCCGGAGACGCTCCGGGCCCGGCACGGCCTGGGAGTCAACCTCGGCCGCACCGGCCAGTGGGAAGGGGCTCTGGCCGAGGCACGAGCGGTGTGCGCCGCGCGGGAACGCACCCTGGGGCCCGACCACCCCGACACCCTCGTCAGCTGCCGCGAGGTCGCCGTCGCGCTCGGATGGCTCGGCCGCTGGGCGGAGGCGCTCGACCTCTACCGGAGGGTCGCCGAGGCCCGGACCCGGGTGCTCGGATCCGGCCACCCGGACGCGGTGGCGAGCCGCGACGACGAGGCCCGCTGCCTCCAGCAGCTCGGCCACGCGGCCCCGCTCACCGATTCGCCGCAGCCCGCCGTGCCTCCCGCGCCGCCCCACCCCGGAGCGCTGCCGCCTGCGCCGCCCCACCCCGGAGCAGGTACCCACCGGTGA
- a CDS encoding oxygenase MpaB family protein, translated as MNDADPGIFGTRTVTWQMHADPMMWVAGVRALYLQALHPRAVRGVTQNSDFRKDAWGRLLRTADFVGVLTYGTTEEAERAGARVRGIHSRITATDPETGETYGVGEPGLLLWVHCAEVASYLEVQRRSGYPLSDAQADRYVDEQRRSARLVGLDPADVPATTGGLDAYFHRIRPELAASAEAAEVDDFLRRPPVPALLVPARAVLWRQIAALAYDSLPPYAHDLYGRPAPPAATVDHRLRATGRLLRAVPARLRRRIPPRRIETAMARLGPGSRPDPRRLPGRPAILDPPGRART; from the coding sequence ATGAACGATGCCGACCCCGGGATCTTCGGCACCCGCACGGTCACCTGGCAGATGCACGCCGACCCGATGATGTGGGTCGCCGGGGTGCGGGCCCTCTACCTCCAGGCGCTGCACCCGCGCGCCGTACGGGGCGTCACCCAGAACAGCGACTTCCGCAAGGACGCCTGGGGCCGGCTCCTGCGCACCGCCGACTTCGTGGGGGTCCTCACCTACGGCACCACCGAAGAGGCGGAGAGGGCGGGCGCCCGGGTCCGCGGGATCCACAGCCGGATCACCGCCACCGACCCGGAGACCGGCGAGACCTACGGCGTCGGCGAACCCGGACTGCTCCTGTGGGTGCACTGCGCGGAAGTCGCCTCCTACCTCGAAGTCCAGCGCCGCTCCGGCTACCCGCTGTCCGACGCGCAGGCCGACCGCTACGTCGACGAGCAACGCCGCAGCGCCCGTCTCGTCGGGCTCGACCCGGCCGACGTCCCCGCCACCACCGGCGGGCTCGACGCGTACTTCCACCGGATCCGGCCCGAACTCGCGGCCTCGGCCGAGGCCGCGGAGGTCGACGACTTCCTGCGCCGCCCGCCCGTCCCCGCACTTCTGGTACCCGCCCGCGCGGTGCTCTGGCGGCAGATCGCCGCGCTCGCCTACGACTCCCTGCCGCCGTACGCCCACGACCTCTACGGCCGCCCCGCCCCGCCCGCCGCCACCGTCGACCACCGGCTGCGCGCGACCGGCCGGCTCCTGCGGGCCGTACCCGCGCGACTGCGCCGCAGGATTCCGCCCCGGCGGATCGAGACCGCGATGGCCCGACTCGGCCCCGGTAGCCGACCCGACCCGCGCCGACTGCCGGGACGGCCCGCCATACTGGATCCGCCGGGGAGGGCGCGTACGTAA